In one Rutidosis leptorrhynchoides isolate AG116_Rl617_1_P2 chromosome 8, CSIRO_AGI_Rlap_v1, whole genome shotgun sequence genomic region, the following are encoded:
- the LOC139862812 gene encoding cysteine-rich receptor-like protein kinase 2 isoform X1, giving the protein MTLLVVLLVLLLIQTGNSQSVDHVNNTNIPIQQFCGSNAPGNPFNFNRNRNSTFDQLRTSLLTNRELYARAQDLSGGDSVYALARCWNYLSVDECVACFDVAVSVLLNCQVGNGAYVLFDNCFVRYEDFDDFYNNPDVEQDGDGTPYSSCGNQSSSQPISNFNQTLDAFLSEIRDVTPKISNLYVASERKITNVNATVYALAQCVESTNQAVCRTCMKAAYDKLNDCLPSTEGRFFDMGCFVRYSEIQFFNDNQTIDITTVFKGNSSKVAIIAGALGGVSFLLIILVLSLFYRVRKKSNKKNEQDILEAEDLEGAIRYNYRDLKLATRNFSEENILGRGGFGEVFKPTFDDMSVVAVKRLHVENTRAKIEFENEVKLISHVHHRNLVRLLGWSTEGSDLLLVLEYISDGSLDKFLWGERKGTLKWTQRYEIIFGVARGLAHLHSEFHVKIIHRDIKSSNILLTDDFKPKIADFGLARFHPEELTHISTKFAGTLGYTAPEYALQGLLSDKVDTYSFGIVILEIISGRRSTEVKSDQPSTDYLLENAWKLYEKKIHSNFIDKTLDLKQHEQEHVMKIIEIALLCPRSPVSNRPTMSEVVLMLQEGQSLGKRQLTRPTFMNNQDRRIHIGSSRNSIASKTAYKGQKAIEPTQQAHTKTGS; this is encoded by the exons ATGACTCTCCTAGTTGTGTTACTTGTGTTATTATTGATTCAGACAGGAAATTCGCAGTCGGTTGATCATGTTAACAATACTAACATTCCAATCCAACAGTTCTGTGGAAGTAACGCACCTGGAAATCCATTTAATTTTAATCGAAACCGCAATTCAACATTTGATCAACTTAGAACAAGTTTGTTGACAAATAGAGAGCTTTATGCTAGAGCACAAGATTTAAGTGGTGGAGACTCAGTCTATGCACTCGCTCGCTGCTGGAACTATCTTTCGGTAGATGAGTGTGTGGCTTGCTTTGATGTTGCGGTTTCTGTACTCCTCAACTGCCAAGTTGGCAATGGTGCGTATGTCTTATTCGATAACTGCTTTGTTAG GTACGAGGACTTTGATGACTTCTACAATAATCCAGATGTTGAGCAGGACGGGGATGGCACTCCATATTCATCGTGTGGCAATCAGTCATCATCTCAACCAATATCAAACTTTAATCAAACCTTAGATGCGTTTTTATCAGAGATTAGAGATGTTACTCCGAAAATCTCTAATTTATATGTAGCATCTGAAAGGAAAATCACAAATGTAAATGCAACAGTGTACGCGCTGGCGCAATGTGTTGAAAGCACAAACCAAGCTGTTTGTCGAACTTGCATGAAAGCAGCTTATGACAAATTAAATGATTGCCTACCAAGTACAGAAGGAAGGTTTTTTGATATGGGTTGTTTTGTAAGGTATTCAGAGATCCAATTTTTCAATGACAACCAGACAATAGATATCACAACTGTCTTCAAAG GAAACTCAAGTAAGGTAGCCATAATTGCGGGAGCCCTTGGTGGTGTTAGTTTTTTGCTCATTATCCTTGTTTTATCCTTATTTTATCGAGTAAGGAAAAAGTCTAATAAGAAGAATGAACAAG ATATACTAGAAGCAGAGGATTTGGAGGGGGCAATAAGGTATAATTATCGCGATCTAAAGTTAGCAACTCGTAATTTCAGCGAAGAAAATATTCTTGGTAGAGGAGGTTTTGGTGAAGTGTTCAAG CCAACTTTTGATGATATGAGTGTTGTGGCAGTAAAAAGACTTCATGTGGAGAATACTAGAGCTAAAATAGAATTTGAAAATGAAGTTAAACTTATAAGCCATGTTCATCATCGAAATCTCGTACGTCTCCTTGGATGGTCTACTGAAGGATCCGATCTACTTCTAGTCCTCGAATATATTTCTGATGGAAGCCTTGACAAATTCTTATGGG GTGAAAGAAAGGGTACTTTGAAGTGGACTCAAAGATATGAAATAATATTTGGAGTAGCTAGGGGCCTTGCACATTTACATAGTGAATTTCATGTGAAAATTATTCATAGAGACATCAAATCGAGCAACATTCTACTTACAGATGATTTCAAACCCAAAATAGCAGATTTTGGGTTGGCAAGGTTTCATCCAGAGGAACTAACTCACATCAGTACTAAGTTTGCTGGGACATT GGGATACACGGCACCAGAATATGCACTTCAAGGTCTTTTATCGGATAAAGTTGACACCTACAGTTTTGGAATTGTAATTCTTGAAATAATTAGCGGTCGACGGAGTACTGAAGTGAAATCTGATCAACCATCTACTGATTACCTTCTCGAAAAT GCATGGAAGTTATATGAGAAAAAAATACATTCGAACTTCATTGATAAGACATTGGACCTGaagcaacacgaacaagaacacgTGATGAAGATCATTGAGATTGCTTTGTTGTGTCCCCGGTCACCAGTTTCAAATAGACCAACAATGTCAGAAGTGGTTTTGATGTTGCAAGAAGGTCAATCATTAGGAAAACGACAGTTAACAAGACCTACTTTTATGAACAATCAAGATAGGAGAATTCATATAGGCTCTTCAAGGAATTCAATTGCATCTAAAACCGCTTACAAAGGGCAAAAGGCAATAGAACCAACTCAACAAGCACATACTAAGACAGGAAGCTAA
- the LOC139862812 gene encoding cysteine-rich receptor-like protein kinase 43 isoform X2 — translation MSVWLALMLRFLYSSTAKLAMVRMSYSITALLDVEQDGDGTPYSSCGNQSSSQPISNFNQTLDAFLSEIRDVTPKISNLYVASERKITNVNATVYALAQCVESTNQAVCRTCMKAAYDKLNDCLPSTEGRFFDMGCFVRYSEIQFFNDNQTIDITTVFKGNSSKVAIIAGALGGVSFLLIILVLSLFYRVRKKSNKKNEQDILEAEDLEGAIRYNYRDLKLATRNFSEENILGRGGFGEVFKPTFDDMSVVAVKRLHVENTRAKIEFENEVKLISHVHHRNLVRLLGWSTEGSDLLLVLEYISDGSLDKFLWGERKGTLKWTQRYEIIFGVARGLAHLHSEFHVKIIHRDIKSSNILLTDDFKPKIADFGLARFHPEELTHISTKFAGTLGYTAPEYALQGLLSDKVDTYSFGIVILEIISGRRSTEVKSDQPSTDYLLENAWKLYEKKIHSNFIDKTLDLKQHEQEHVMKIIEIALLCPRSPVSNRPTMSEVVLMLQEGQSLGKRQLTRPTFMNNQDRRIHIGSSRNSIASKTAYKGQKAIEPTQQAHTKTGS, via the exons ATGAGTGTGTGGCTTGCTTTGATGTTGCGGTTTCTGTACTCCTCAACTGCCAAGTTGGCAATGGTGCGTATGTCTTATTCGATAACTGCTTTGTTAG ATGTTGAGCAGGACGGGGATGGCACTCCATATTCATCGTGTGGCAATCAGTCATCATCTCAACCAATATCAAACTTTAATCAAACCTTAGATGCGTTTTTATCAGAGATTAGAGATGTTACTCCGAAAATCTCTAATTTATATGTAGCATCTGAAAGGAAAATCACAAATGTAAATGCAACAGTGTACGCGCTGGCGCAATGTGTTGAAAGCACAAACCAAGCTGTTTGTCGAACTTGCATGAAAGCAGCTTATGACAAATTAAATGATTGCCTACCAAGTACAGAAGGAAGGTTTTTTGATATGGGTTGTTTTGTAAGGTATTCAGAGATCCAATTTTTCAATGACAACCAGACAATAGATATCACAACTGTCTTCAAAG GAAACTCAAGTAAGGTAGCCATAATTGCGGGAGCCCTTGGTGGTGTTAGTTTTTTGCTCATTATCCTTGTTTTATCCTTATTTTATCGAGTAAGGAAAAAGTCTAATAAGAAGAATGAACAAG ATATACTAGAAGCAGAGGATTTGGAGGGGGCAATAAGGTATAATTATCGCGATCTAAAGTTAGCAACTCGTAATTTCAGCGAAGAAAATATTCTTGGTAGAGGAGGTTTTGGTGAAGTGTTCAAG CCAACTTTTGATGATATGAGTGTTGTGGCAGTAAAAAGACTTCATGTGGAGAATACTAGAGCTAAAATAGAATTTGAAAATGAAGTTAAACTTATAAGCCATGTTCATCATCGAAATCTCGTACGTCTCCTTGGATGGTCTACTGAAGGATCCGATCTACTTCTAGTCCTCGAATATATTTCTGATGGAAGCCTTGACAAATTCTTATGGG GTGAAAGAAAGGGTACTTTGAAGTGGACTCAAAGATATGAAATAATATTTGGAGTAGCTAGGGGCCTTGCACATTTACATAGTGAATTTCATGTGAAAATTATTCATAGAGACATCAAATCGAGCAACATTCTACTTACAGATGATTTCAAACCCAAAATAGCAGATTTTGGGTTGGCAAGGTTTCATCCAGAGGAACTAACTCACATCAGTACTAAGTTTGCTGGGACATT GGGATACACGGCACCAGAATATGCACTTCAAGGTCTTTTATCGGATAAAGTTGACACCTACAGTTTTGGAATTGTAATTCTTGAAATAATTAGCGGTCGACGGAGTACTGAAGTGAAATCTGATCAACCATCTACTGATTACCTTCTCGAAAAT GCATGGAAGTTATATGAGAAAAAAATACATTCGAACTTCATTGATAAGACATTGGACCTGaagcaacacgaacaagaacacgTGATGAAGATCATTGAGATTGCTTTGTTGTGTCCCCGGTCACCAGTTTCAAATAGACCAACAATGTCAGAAGTGGTTTTGATGTTGCAAGAAGGTCAATCATTAGGAAAACGACAGTTAACAAGACCTACTTTTATGAACAATCAAGATAGGAGAATTCATATAGGCTCTTCAAGGAATTCAATTGCATCTAAAACCGCTTACAAAGGGCAAAAGGCAATAGAACCAACTCAACAAGCACATACTAAGACAGGAAGCTAA
- the LOC139862813 gene encoding cysteine-rich receptor-like protein kinase 2, which produces MAVLVVILVLLLIQTGYSQSVNHVNNTNIPIQRFCGSNAPENPYNFNKNRNSTFDQLRTNLLTNRELYARAQDLSGGDSVYALARCWNYLSVDECVACFDVAVSVFLNCQVGIDGAYVLFDNCFVRYEDFDDFYNNPDVQQDGDGTLYSSCGNQSSSHSILNFNQSVGEFLSEIRDVTPKISNLYVASARQITNVNTTVYAMAQCVESTNQAVCRTCMNAAYDKLNDCLPSTEGRFFDMGCFVRYSETQFFNDNQTIDITTVFKGTSSKVAIIAGALGGVSLLLIILVLLLLYLLRKKSSKKNEQDALDAEDLEGAIRYNYRDLKLATRNFSEENILGKGGFGEVFKATFEDMSVVAVKRLHVENTRAKTEFENEVKLISHVHHRNLVRLLGWSTKGSDLLLVLEYISNRSLDKFLWGQKKGTLNWTQRYEIIFGVARGLAHLHSEFHVKIIHRDIKSSNILLTDDFKPKIADFGLARFLPEDLTHISTKFAGTLGYTAPEYALHGLLSDKVDTYSFGIVILEIISGRRSTEVKSDQLSTDYLLENAWKLYEKKIHSNFIDKMLDLKQEQEQVMKIIEIALLCTQSPVSHRPTMSEVVLMLQEGQSLGKRQLTRPTFVNNQDRRIHIGSSRN; this is translated from the exons ATGGCTGTCCTAGTTGTGATACTTGTGTTATTATTGATTCAGACAGGATATTCACAGTCAGTTAATCATGTAAACAATACTAACATCCCGATCCAACGGTTCTGTGGAAGTAACGCACCTGAAAAtccttataattttaataaaaaccgTAACTCAACCTTTGATCAACTTAGAACAAATTTGTTGACAAATAGAGAGCTTTATGCTAGAGCACAAGATTTAAGTGGTGGAGATTCAGTCTATGCACTCGCTCGCTGCTGGAACTATCTTTCGGTAGATGAGTGTGTGGCTTGTTTTGATGTTGCGGTTTCTGTATTCCTCAACTGCCAAGTTGGCATTGATGGTGCGTATGTCTTATTCGATAACTGCTTTGTTAG GTACGAGGACTTCGATGACTTCTACAATAATCCGGATGTCCAGCAGGATGGGGATGGCACTCTATATTCATCGTGTGGTAATCAGTCATCATCTCATTCAATATTAAACTTCAATCAAAGTGTAGGCGAGTTTTTATCAGAGATCAGAGATGTTACTCCGAAAATCTCTAATTTATATGTGGCATCTGCAAGGCAAATTACAAATGTAAATACAACAGTGTACGCGATGGCACAGTGTGTTGAAAGCACAAACCAGGCTGTATGTCGAACCTGCATGAATGCAGCTTATGACAAATTAAATGATTGCCTACCAAGTACAGAAGGAAGGTTTTTCGATATGGGTTGTTTTGTAAGGTATTCAGAGACTCAATTTTTCAATGACAACCAGACAATAGATATCACAACTGTCTTCAAAG GAACATCAAGTAAGGTAGCCATAATTGCTGGAGCCCTTGGTGGTGTTAGTCTTTTGCTCATTATCCttgttttattgttattgtatctaCTAAGGAAGAAGTCTAGTAAGAAGAATGAACAAG ATGCACTAGATGCAGAGGATTTGGAGGGGGCAATAAGGTATAATTATCGCGATCTAAAGTTAGCAACTCGTAATTTCAGCGAAGAAAATATTCTTGGTAAAGGAGGTTTTGGTGAAGTGTTCAAG GCAACTTTTGAAGATATGAGTGTTGTGGCAGTAAAAAGACTTCATGTGGAGAATACTAGAGCTAAAACAGAATTTGAAAATGAAGTTAAACTTATAAGCCATGTTCATCATCGAAATCTTGTACGTCTCCTTGGATGGTCTACTAAAGGATCTGATCTACTTCTAGTCCTCGAATATATTTCGAATCGAAGCCTTGACAAATTCTTATGGG GTCAAAAAAAGGGTACTTTGAATTGGACCCAAAGATATGAAATAATATTTGGAGTAGCTAGGGGCCTTGCACATTTACATAGTGAATTTCATGTGAAAATTATTCATAGAGACATCAAATCGAGCAATATTCTACTTACAGATGATTTCAAACCCAAAATAGCAGATTTTGGGTTGGCAAGGTTTCTACCAGAGGACCTAACTCACATCAGTACTAAGTTTGCTGGGACATT GGGATACACAGCACCAGAATATGCACTTCATGGTCTTTTATCGGATAAAGTTGACACCTACAGTTTTGGAATCGTAATTCTTGAAATAATTAGCGGTCGGCGGAGTACTGAAGTGAAATCTGATCAACTATCTACTGATTACCTTCTCGAAAAT GCATGGAAGTTATATGAGAAAAAAATACATTCGAACTTCATTGATAAGATGTTGGACCTGAAGCAAGAACAAGAACAAGTGATGAAGATCATTGAGATTGCTTTGTTGTGTACCCAGTCACCTGTTTCACATAGACCAACAATGTCAGAAGTGGTTTTGATGTTGCAGGAAGGTCAATCATTAGGAAAAAGACAGTTAACAAGACCTACTTTTGTGAACAATCAAGATAGGAGAATTCATATAGGCTCTTCAAGGAATTGA